In Nocardioides sp. WS12, the DNA window TCGTGGCGCCGAGCAGATTCCCGTGGCTGCTGCTCGTTGCCGGTGCCTGCGTCGGCGGCAGCGAGGCCCGCTTCGGCGTGCTGGTGGCCGTGGTCTGGCTGGTTGTCCGGGTTTGCGCGCACGGCGGTGAACTGACCTGTGCGATGTTCTCGGCGATGGACGGGCCCGAGCTGTCCAAGCCACCGATGGTGATCCGCAAGGCCATCCGTCCCTTCGCGGCCTACCCGGTACTTGTTCGCACCCGCGAGACCGTGCTCAGCGTGGCCGCCGGCGCGGCGGCGGCTGCGGCCGCGTCCTTCGGTTCATCCTGGGTCCTGTCGACGGCACTGGTCGCTGCTGTGGTCGGAGTCTGCGTGACCCAACAATGGGGGTTGCGCTCGGGCTGGACGACCGGATGGCTGACGGCCCCCGCCCTCGTCGGGATGGCGTGGTCGTCAGGCGAGTGGAGCGCTGCTGGTTTGGGGCTGTTGACCGGGCTGGCCGGCGCCGCATTCATGCGCCGGCAGCGGGTCCCGAAGCCCATGACGCCGCTGACCGGCCTCATACGCGACCGACGCCACCGCGCGGCCCTCCGGGCGATCGGAACCGGCCACCCCACCGGGGCTCTGCCTCCCGCCGCCCCACGACCGACCGACGATTCCTCATTGGCCGTGGCGGCTCTGGCCCACCTGGAGCTGGGCGAGCTCGGACGTGCCCGCGAACTCGCGGCAGGGATCACCAGCCCGAGCCTCCGCTCCTTCACGTCGTACGTCGACCTTCGGGTCGCCAACGACCTCGGGGCCGAATTGCCGCCGGTCGGGACAGCGATCGCGCCGCGCAACGGGCCCCTGGCCTGGGCCTACCACCTGGAAGTGCTGCGTGCAGCAGGGCGCCAGGACCCGCACGACGCAGCGATGCAGATGGCCCAAGCGTTGCCCCGATGGATCGGCCGCGCCAACTTCTATGCCACGTGCGAGCACGCGATGCTGCTCGCGGGGATGGTGGCGCCGAGCAACCGGACGGCCGGACAGCTGATGGGGGTTCTGCCCTTCATCCTCGCCGAGTTCGTGGCTCGTCGCGATCTGGCAGATCGCGACGCCCTCAACGACCGGTCCGTCCATGCCGAACGCCGGGCCTGGCAGATCGGCACGCGAGCGCAGGCCCGGGTCCTGATCGCTGGCGGGTTCGACGAGGATCTGGTTGACCGGCCCAACCTGACGATCCTCGGGAGCCGCGGCGAGACCCTTCCTGGGCTGCTGCACTTCGGCTCCGCGGCGGACATCGTGGACTACTCGGCGTGGGCGGCCGAGGTGTCCGAGCAGGTGACGGGGCAGGTGTCGGACGCGACAGTGCAGCACCAACTCCAGGCCCTTGCCACCTTGAACGTGACCCGCCACCGGCTGGAGTCGGTCGAAGATCGGCGGGTGTGGTGGCAGAAGTTCGAGGACGCCATGGCGCGCGCCCTCGAAGGCGCCGTACGACGCCAAGACTGGCACCTGCTCGCCGAACTGCTGGAGGCAGCGCGGTTGCAGTTGAGCGCCCCTGCAGAAGACGCGGCCACCACCGCGGCGGACCTGCGGTGCGTTCGAGTCCGCGGTCGGTCGGCTCTCGCGGGGGCGTTCTATCCGTTGGGTGACCGGCCGCCGGAGGTGGATCTGGAGGACGCGATTGCCCGGGCGGTCGGTGCAGGCGGTCTGTGGTGGTCGACGTGGGTGTCGGCGGGCCAGTTGTACTGGGCGCTGGTGTCGGCGGAGGGTTCGGCGCCGGTGACCGGTGGGCGGCTCGACTGGACAGCCGAGGAGGAGCTCTCTGAACTGGCGGCCGCGCTACCGATTCCCCGACCGGGAGAGTCGAGCCTCGATGTCCTGCTGCGCGCGGTCGACGGGCCGCTCGGTACGGCTCCGTCTGAGGCTGAAGCTCGGCTTGCGACTCGCCTCGGCGCTTTGTTGCCGTTGGGCCTGCGACAGGCGCTGGACCGCGACGCCGGAAGGGCCCGGCTCGGCATCGCCCCGGCGCCCGAACTGGCCCGGGTCCCGTGGCCATGGGTGTCAGTCGGCCGGCGGCGACTCGTGGAAGCGGCGGACACCGTCATCGTTCCCCCGGTGTCTCTAATCCCGGCTGCGCCGGCTCCAGAAGTGCCCGCAACGCTGGTCGGTGCTGTTCTGGATCCGAGTGGCGACCTTCCAGGCGCGGCTTCGCTGGCCCAGTGGCTACCGGACACCGTGCGGATCTTGGGAGCCCCGATGGAGCGGCCCCTGGCCGAGTTGTCGGCGCTGTTGGCGGACCTCCCCCACGACGGCACCCTCGTACTCGCCTGCCACACACAGACCGGTGTCGACGGTTCGGTCGGTCTGCTCCTCGGGGCCGGGGACGCCGCAGCGACGGTCGGTTTCGCCGAACTGAGCAGCGGCGACTTGCGCCTGCCTCGCCAAGTGGTGGCGATGGCGTGCGAGTCGTCTGCACTCCACGAGGCTCGACAGGGGGAGTGGACGGTACTCGGTGTCGGCCTGTTGCGAGCGGGCGCGGACACAGCAGTGGTGACCGCGTACCCAATCCTGGAGCGTCCCGATCTCGACCAGGCGCTGCTGGGCGACATCCGCGAAGGCATCAGCCTCACCGCCGCGCTGGGTTCGCTTCAGCTGGACCTGCTCGTCCGATGGCGTTCAGGCGACGCCCTGTCAGCGCCGATCTACTGGGCGGGGCTCCAACTGTTCGGAGCGATCGGCGTCGCGCCCCATCGCCGGGTGGCGCCGAACACGTGGGTCCATGAGGCGCTCGTTGAGGGCATCGACCACGCCGCGCGCTGGCACTCGCCCAACGGCCTCGTCACCGTCGACTCGGTGGTCCGCTATCTGAGGACCTACGGCTACGAGGAACGCCTGCGCCCGTCGGCTCGCCTGCGGATGTGGGCCTGGCGTCGCCGCGACAACTTCTGGCCGAGGGAATCGACGTCCGACTCAGTCCGCATGGACGAGTCGCTCGTGGAGGCACTCCGCGCGAGTCGGCAGATCGCCTCCGAGCTCGGCACGCCGGTCTATGACATCGAGGCACTCTTCGTAGCGGCGCTCCGGTCCGACACTCCGGTCGCGCGACGCTTCTGCCGGATCGCCGGCTGGGACCCGTTCAGCCCAAGTCTGGCCGAGTTGTTGATCGATCCGCGTGACGACGTGTGGCACCACACCGGCGCGGTCGAGGCACGCACTCTCCACAACGACGACCACGCCAGGATCTACGAACTCCTCGAGGTGGAGCGTCCAACGGGGAAGGACCGCTGGCACCACCGCGAGCGGCTATGACCCCTCGTCGGTCCACTCTGTGGCAAGGTCACGCAGCTCCGCGATGAGCGCGTCCAGCGAGACCTCTGTCGCCGCTTCGTTCCCACCGCGCAGACCACCGACGATCCACAGCGCCTGCGGCGGGAAGGTGGGCAGGATCTTGTCGAGCATCGCTGCATCGCGACGCTCGACGGCATGTTGGGCCGAGCGAATCGCGTCGAGCGCCTTGGCCTGGGAGAGCGCCCCCATTTCGGCAGGGCGAAGGCTGGTCAGGGCAGCAAGCAGACGCTCAACCACCGGGTGCAGGGGGGCCGGCGCGGGGGCCGCATCAGGGGCGAGCGACAGCAGCGACCGACCGTAAGGATCGTCTTCCCACGCTGTCCGGACCGCGTCGCTGGGCGGAGTCTCGGCCCACTGCCGGGTGAGCAGCCGGGACAGGCGTTGATCCGCGAGGATCGTCATTGCCTCGTCTCGCGTGCGCGGCCCCAGACGCGACACCCGACTCACAAGCGCGTACGACGACGCAGACAGCCCTGCGAGGAAACCCGCCGGTTCGGCGCGACCGGACAAGCCAGCCACGTCGGCGGAAGACACATCTACGCCGTTGACCAACAAGGCCCAGTCGGCGAGGGCCCCTTCGTCGTACGGATCGTGGTCGACACCATTCATGCTGCTCCTCCCTCCCGCCATCCGGGTTCGAACTCGAGGTCCTCGTCGAGCGCGATTCCCCACAGCAGGAGCAGACGCAGTGCCGCGTTGTCGTCGTCGTGCAACTCGTGGGCGAACACGTCCCGCAGCTGTGCCACCACGTCCTCGACGTGGCGCCCCACGCGCTTCCGCGTCGTGTTGTCATCGGTGCCGTGGACGGCGCGTGCGGCGTCAGCAACGGAGCCATGGCCCCGACCTGCCCGGACGGAGTTCATCCACGCTTCGAACTCGGGGCGCACTGTGGACGGGAACTCGTCGAGCACGATGTGCACGAGGGCAAAGGCCTCGCGCAGATCGGCAGCAGTCACCGTCAGCGCTGCCCCGTCCACGGTGGGCAGCGCTGACCTTGCGCCGCGCTCGACATCGATCTGCGAACCGGCAATCCGGCGGCGCTCCTTCGCATCCTCCTTGAGACCCACGCGCAGCACGTCCTGGGCAGCGAACCGGACCTGCGCCCCCACCAACTGTGCAAGAGGCTCGAGGCGCCCTTGGCCGTCGCGCGGGTCAAATGCCGGGTCGGTTCTGATCTTGCCGATGACCTTCACTGTGACGTCCTGGCAGTACTCGTCCGTGTCTCGTCCTGCGGCCGAGGCTCGCCACCGGTGGCGGAGGAGGGGGCCGCGGATCAGCTCGAGGAAGGCGGACGCAGGCGCGTCGCACCCCAAACGAAAGCAGGCCACGAGCGACTTGCCGCACCGGACACACTCCCTGCCGGCGTGGTCGAGGACGGCGTCCGGATCAAGCTCACCGTAGTGCGGCAGCGACATCGGGTACGACGGGCAGCGGTCCACGTCTCCCCCCGTGGCGCACGCCCACTGCTCCAGGCTCATGGCGAGCAACCTAGAGCATGAGCGTGCACCACACAGCGGAAACGTCAGAGCGTCGAGACGACGTACTTCATCTGACCGGGGACGTGGCGGTAGGTGAACGTGTTGTACTTGCCGAAGCCTCCGCCGTTGTGGTTGGCGTTCATCTCGATCACTGTGACGTCGAACTTTCCGTTCCCCACGTGGACGACATTCGTGGCATACGCGACGTGTCCGTACTTGCTCCCCGAGCTGGGCTCGAAGGTGACCAGTGCCCGCACGTGCGGCACGCTCGAGACGTACCAGCCGAAAGTGGCCGTCGTGTTGTCCCAGTAGCCGGCATCACCTGCAGTGCGGGGGTAGTAGCCGGCACGTGCCTTCCACTGCGCCAGCGCCCCGTAGGTGCACCAGCCCTTCGCG includes these proteins:
- a CDS encoding CHAT domain-containing protein, translating into MLDALWDQDPGAWTRIVVGLPADADELLGPAQPDYARDQLDHVIRAAEVVADRYDLPHVTPGCVAVALAATSGSRVPESDKAVWTATVADAYGFGDLGSFDALAEAIGIRLEDLIDDYESTEEAGGAGLYPLGRRIDRTFAFVSVATRLYASTVLFSASVGEGPWWLALVAFATLFSTQVQDLNEVKFTGATRPFVAPSRFPWLLLVAGACVGGSEARFGVLVAVVWLVVRVCAHGGELTCAMFSAMDGPELSKPPMVIRKAIRPFAAYPVLVRTRETVLSVAAGAAAAAAASFGSSWVLSTALVAAVVGVCVTQQWGLRSGWTTGWLTAPALVGMAWSSGEWSAAGLGLLTGLAGAAFMRRQRVPKPMTPLTGLIRDRRHRAALRAIGTGHPTGALPPAAPRPTDDSSLAVAALAHLELGELGRARELAAGITSPSLRSFTSYVDLRVANDLGAELPPVGTAIAPRNGPLAWAYHLEVLRAAGRQDPHDAAMQMAQALPRWIGRANFYATCEHAMLLAGMVAPSNRTAGQLMGVLPFILAEFVARRDLADRDALNDRSVHAERRAWQIGTRAQARVLIAGGFDEDLVDRPNLTILGSRGETLPGLLHFGSAADIVDYSAWAAEVSEQVTGQVSDATVQHQLQALATLNVTRHRLESVEDRRVWWQKFEDAMARALEGAVRRQDWHLLAELLEAARLQLSAPAEDAATTAADLRCVRVRGRSALAGAFYPLGDRPPEVDLEDAIARAVGAGGLWWSTWVSAGQLYWALVSAEGSAPVTGGRLDWTAEEELSELAAALPIPRPGESSLDVLLRAVDGPLGTAPSEAEARLATRLGALLPLGLRQALDRDAGRARLGIAPAPELARVPWPWVSVGRRRLVEAADTVIVPPVSLIPAAPAPEVPATLVGAVLDPSGDLPGAASLAQWLPDTVRILGAPMERPLAELSALLADLPHDGTLVLACHTQTGVDGSVGLLLGAGDAAATVGFAELSSGDLRLPRQVVAMACESSALHEARQGEWTVLGVGLLRAGADTAVVTAYPILERPDLDQALLGDIREGISLTAALGSLQLDLLVRWRSGDALSAPIYWAGLQLFGAIGVAPHRRVAPNTWVHEALVEGIDHAARWHSPNGLVTVDSVVRYLRTYGYEERLRPSARLRMWAWRRRDNFWPRESTSDSVRMDESLVEALRASRQIASELGTPVYDIEALFVAALRSDTPVARRFCRIAGWDPFSPSLAELLIDPRDDVWHHTGAVEARTLHNDDHARIYELLEVERPTGKDRWHHRERL